A stretch of Babylonia areolata isolate BAREFJ2019XMU chromosome 23, ASM4173473v1, whole genome shotgun sequence DNA encodes these proteins:
- the LOC143298309 gene encoding uncharacterized protein LOC143298309 — MTTARDKFFYTRTLCCLLKALEGVETEIELRNECHVKGTVESVSAAMDVTMRNCELIVGGRPKQLQRLLVQGRKIRMVIIPDDIDMVEAMQRVIGMYNVTAMGRNEFKKTPRAKQMGRGKSGRGGSRGGRGKTMSSRGRGFPGRGRGRGGLQSSRGRGVVDSRHDKSFHTQTGELHSASSLERGAVEQNVQPPGQFKRTSDFAGPSMLRPEYMLQASSGLMAGGDTRESDAQAPHMPTHSWHKPAASEGIQNIKQYGSSLELQDQQARHSHRSTSHDHPVRVEYKSTRKAEERRSSPVRGTHSSRHESSDSSFVDMSPGSESEHHSAEEQVQCPAVSSTASRRALASTDLRHRLRQQKSGQPESAARHRDELYVKRHLEGFRSYDSSPPREDKHGSDLSGGHSGQRSKDKQSHGSKHDRTSHKRSHDREKPVTSHYSSSARAASPSDSKNSKSKLESRREKDSDSEKRRHGGRYESDSADRHDKRQSSHKSHRHPERGASHSQSSPVPHTSSSRDPDSVRQQPSRGNTKSEKDPHSKDRSHSRREKDRSSGSRRRRHSKDRGTNSGEEGRSSRDRDRSHYKK, encoded by the coding sequence ATGACAACCGCCAGAGACAAATTCTTCTACACAAGAACTTTGTGTTGCCTATTGAAGGCATTGGAAGGTGTTGAGACAGAAATTGAACTGAGAAATGAGTGTCACGTGAAAGGAACTGTCGAATCAGTAAGTGCTGCCATGGATGTCACGATGCGTAATTGCGAACTGATCGTTGGTGGCCGTCCAAAACAACTCCAACGTTTGCTTGTTCAAGGAAGGAAGATCCGCATGGTAATAATTCCCGATGACATCGACATGGTGGAGGCAATGCAGCGTGTCATTGGCATGTATAACGTAACAGCAATGGGGCGAAATGAGTTCAAAAAGACTCCCAGAGCAAAGCAAATGGGCAGAGGGAAATCAGGTCGAGGGGGTTCGAGGGGAGGTCGAGGCAAGACGATGAGCAGCCGAGGTCGTGGTTTTCCTGGAAGGGGACGCGGAAGAGGGGGTCTTCAGAGCAGCAGAGGGAGAGGTGTTGTTGATTCCAGACATGATAAAAGTTTTCATACACAAACTGGTGAATTGCACAGTGCCAGTAGCTTGGAGCGTGGTGCTGTGGAACAAAATGTGCAGCCGCCTGGACAATTTAAGCGGACAAGCGATTTTGCCGGACCAAGTATGCTCCGTCCTGAGTATATGTTGCAGGCATCAAGTGGTTTAATGGCAGGAGGTGATACAAGGGAGTCGGATGCACAAGCACCACACATGCCCACTCACTCATGGCACAAACCAGCAGCTTCAGAAGGCATTCAGAACATTAAGCAGTATGGTTCATCTTTAGAATTACAAGACCAACAAGCCAGGCATTCTCACAGATCAACATCACATGATCATCCGGTGCGTGTTGAGTATAAAAGCACGCGGAAGGCAGAAGAAAGGAGGTCCTCCCCAGTTCGTGGCACCCATTCTAGTCGACACGAATCCAGTGACTCCAGCTTTGTTGACATGTCCCCTGGGAGTGAGAGTGAACATCACTCTGCAGAGGAACAAGTCCAGTGCCCTGCAGTCAGCAGCACAGCCAGCAGAAGAGCTCTGGCCAGCACAGACCTCAGACACAGACTTCGTCAGCAGAAATCTGGCCAACCTGAATCAGCAGCAAGGCACAGAGATGAATTATATGTGAAAAGACATTTAGAAGGTTTCAGATCTTACGACAGTTCACCTCCCAGAGAAGATAAACATGGTTCAGATCTCTCTGGTGGACACTCTGGTCAAAGGAGTAAAGATAAGCAAAGTCATGGCTCAAAACATGACCGCACAAGTCACAAGAGATCACATGACAGAGAGAAACCTGTTACATCTCATTACAGTTCTTCAGCAAGAGCAGCAAGCCCATCAGATTCCAAGAACTCAAAATCAAAACTTGAAAGTCGCCGAGAGAAAGATTCTGACAGTGAGAAAAGAAGACATGGTGGCAGATATGAATCTGATTcagcagacagacatgacaaaagACAGAGTAGCCATAAGTCTCACCGACATCCTGAAAGAGGGGCCTCTCACTCTCAGTCCAGCCCAGTGCCTCATACTTCAAGCAGCAGAGACCCAGATTCTGTTAGACAGCAGCCATCAAGGGGTAATACAAAAAGTGAAAAAGACCCTCATTCTAAGGACAGATCTCACTCCagacgtgagaaagacagatcATCTGGAAGCAGACGAAGACGTCATTCCAAGGACAGAGGTACTAATTCTGGTGAAGAGGGCAGATCTTCCCGAGACAGAGATAGATCTCATTATAAAAAATGA